In Panthera tigris isolate Pti1 chromosome C1, P.tigris_Pti1_mat1.1, whole genome shotgun sequence, the following proteins share a genomic window:
- the XKR8 gene encoding XK-related protein 8, translated as MPWLPRAALLWDLVLGFLGTAAFLVDLGADLWAAGQYVLSGRYLWAALVLALLGLASVALQLFSWVWLRADPVGLHASQPPGRCLALLHLLQLGYLYRCVQGLQQGLLVWQQEAPSDFDLAYADFLTLDISMLRLFETFLETTPQLTLVLAIVLQSGGAESYQWVGICTSFVGISWALLDYHRALRTCLPSKPPLGPGSSVVYFLWNLLLLWPRVFVVALFSALFPHYVALHFLGLWLVLLFWVWLQGTDFMPDSCSEWLYRATVATILYFSWFNVAEGRTRGRAAIHLVFLLSDSVLMAVTWLTHIAWLPSGIPLQTLLPVGGVCVLLGLALRLVYYRWLHPSCRWEPDRVDGTRGLGSLEWRQLPQNRRMAQLAQNFFPRVRDEAAWPQKGEVNGVL; from the exons ATGCCCTGGTTGCCCCGCGCCGCGCTCCTTTGGgacctggtcctgggctttttgGGCACCGCCGCCTTCCTGGTCGACCTGGGCGCCGACCTCTGGGCCGCCGGCCAGTATGTGCTCAGCGGCCGCTACCTGTGGGCCGCGCTGGTGCTGGCGCTGCTGGGCCTCGCGTCTGTGGCGCTGCAGCTCTTCAGCTGGGTCTGGTTGCGCGCCGACCCCGTCGGCTTGCACGCGTCCCAGCCCCCAGGCCGCTGCCTGGCACTGCTGCATCTCTTGCAGCTGGGCTACCTGTACAG GTGCGTGCAGGGGCTGCAGCAGGGGCTGCTGGTGTGGCAGCAGGAGGCGCCCTCTGACTTTGACCTGGCTTATGCCGACTTCCTGACTCTGGACATCAGCATGCTGCGGCTCTTTGAGACCTTCTTGGAGACGACTCCACAGCTCACGCTGGTGCTGGCCATTGTGTTGCAGAGCGGCGGGGCCGAGTCCTACCAGT GGGTCGGCATCTGCACATCCTTCGTGGGTATCTCGTGGGCTCTGCTTGACTACCACCGGGCCTTGcgcacctgcctcccctccaagCCGCCCCTGGGGCCGGGCTCCTCTGTGGTCTACTTCCTGTGGAACCTGCTGCTGCTGTGGCCCCGAGTCTTCGTCGTGGCCCTCTTCTCAGCTCTCTTCCCCCACTATGTGGCCCTGCACTTCTTGGGCCTGTGGCTGGTGCTGCTCTTCTGGGTCTGGCTTCAGGGCACGGACTTCATGCCAGATTCCTGCTCCGAGTGGCTGTACCGGGCAACCGTGGCCaccattctttatttctcctggTTCAACGTGGCCGAGGGCCGTACCCGAGGCCGCGCCGCCATCCACCTGGTGTTCCTCCTGAGTGACAGTGTTCTCATGGCGGTCACCTGGCTGACTCACATCGCCTGGCTGCCCAGTGGGATCCCACTGCAGACGTTGCTGCCTGTGGGCGGCGTCTGCGTCCTCCTGGGCCTGGCTCTGCGGCTTGTCTACTACCGCTGGCTGCACCCTAGCTGCCGCTGGGAGCCTGACCGCGTGGATGGGACCCGAGGCCTCGGCTCCCTCGAGTGGCGTCAGCTGCCTCAGAACAGGCGCATGGCCCAGTTGGCTCAGAACTTTTTCCCCAGGGTTAGGGATGAGGCTGCTTGGCCACAGAAGGGAGAGGTGAACGGGGTCCTTTGA
- the SMPDL3B gene encoding acid sphingomyelinase-like phosphodiesterase 3b, giving the protein MRLFKLLIFLAHWGVTRAEPGKFWHISDLHLDPDYKVSEDPLQVCPSAGSQPVPNAGPWGDYLCDSPWVLINSSIYAMKEIEPKPDFILWTGDDTPHVPNERLGEAAVLAIVDRLTRLIREVFPGTKVYAALGNHDFHPKNQLPAGGNSIYDQVAELWRPWLSNESIALFKEGAFYAEKLPGLSGAGRVVVLNTNLYYGNNEQTAGMADPARQFQWLEDVLTNASRAKEMVYIIGHVPPGFFEKTRNKAWFWEGFNEEYLKVVRKHHHVIAGQFFGHHHTDSFRMFYDDTGAPISVMFLTPGVTPWKTTLPGVVNGANNPGIRVFEYDRATLSLQDMVTYFVNLSQANEKGIPLWELEYRLTEAYGVPDAGSRSMHAALGRIASDPGTLQRYYVYNSVSYDMEACDPACSAEHVCAMREVAFDAYAACLRAPGAAPAPRLALLLAALLGLRALLAP; this is encoded by the exons ATGAGGCTGTTCAAGCTGCTGATTTTCTTGGCCCACTGGGGAGTCACCAGGGCTGAACCAG GGAAGTTCTGGCACATCTCGGACCTGCACCTTGACCCTGACTACAAGGTATCTGAAGACCCCCTCCAGGTGTGCCCATCAGCTGGCTCCCAGCCGGTGCCCAATGCAGGCCCCTGGGGTGACTACCTCTGCGACTCTCCCTGGGTCCTCATCAACTCCTCCATCTATGCCATGAAGGAGATCGAGCCCAAGCCAGACTTCATCCTCTGGACCGG TGACGACACACCTCATGTGCCCAatgagaggctgggagaggcagcCGTGCTGGCGATTGTGGACCGCCTGACCAGGCTCATCAGAGAGGTCTTTCCAG GTACTAAAGTCTACGCTGCTTTGGGGAATCATGACTTTCACCCCAAGAACCAGCTCCCAGCAGGGGGCAACAGCATCTATGATCAGGTAGCAGAACTGTGGAGGCCCTGGCTCAGTAACGAATCCATCGCTCTCTTCAAAGAAG GTGCCTTCTATGCCGAGAAGCTGCCTGGACTGAGTGGGGCTGGGCGTGTCGTCGTCCTCAACACCAACCTGTACTACGGCAACAATGAGCAAACAGCGGGCATGGCCGACCCCGCTCGGCAGTTCCAGTGGTTGGAAGACGTGCTGACCAATGCATCCCGAGCTAAGGAAATG GTGTACATTATTGGCCACGTGCCCCCAGGGTTCTTTGAGAAGACTCGGAACAAAGCTTGGTTCTGGGAGGGCTTCAATGAGGAGTACTTGAAGGTGGTCCGGAAGCACCATCATGTCATCGCGGGGCAGTTCTTCGGTCACCACCACACTGACAGCTTCCGGATGTTTTATGATGATACAG GTGCCCCCATCAGCGTCATGTTCCTTACACCGGGGGTCACCCCATGGAAAACCACCTTACCTGGAGTGGTCAACGGGGCCAACAATCCAGGCATCCGGGTATTTGAGTATGACCGAGCCACACTGAGCCTGCAG gACATGGTGACCTACTTCGTGAACCTGAGCCAGGCGAACGAAAAGGGGATCCCGCTCTGGGAGCTTGAGTACCGGTTGACGGAGGCCTACGGGGTGCCCGACGCAGGCTCCCGCTCCATGCACGCGGCGCTGGGCCGCATCGCCAGCGACCCCGGCACGTTGCAGCGCTACTACGTTTACAACTCGGTCAGCTACGACATGGAGGCCTGCGACCCGGCCTGCAGCGCCGAGCACGTGTGCGCGATGCGCGAGGTGGCCTTCGACGCTTACGCCGCCTGCCTGCGCGCCCCCGGCGCCGCGCCCGCGCCCCGGCTCGCGCTCCTGCTCGCGGCGCTGCTGGGCCTGCGCGCGCTGCTAGCGCCGTGA